One part of the Arabidopsis thaliana chromosome 1 sequence genome encodes these proteins:
- a CDS encoding PLATZ transcription factor family protein (PLATZ transcription factor family protein; CONTAINS InterPro DOMAIN/s: Protein of unknown function DUF597 (InterPro:IPR006734); BEST Arabidopsis thaliana protein match is: PLATZ transcription factor family protein (TAIR:AT2G12646.1); Has 411 Blast hits to 411 proteins in 26 species: Archae - 0; Bacteria - 0; Metazoa - 0; Fungi - 0; Plants - 411; Viruses - 0; Other Eukaryotes - 0 (source: NCBI BLink).), which yields MVREGEEEEEMMMMMATKPAWLEGLMAETFFSSCGIHETRRKSEKNVFCLLCCLSVCPHCLPSHRSHPLLQVRRYVYHDVVRLSDLEKLIDCSYVQPYTINGAKVIFLNQRQQSRAKVSSNVCFTCDRILQEPFHFCSLSCKVDYLSYQGDDLSSILYRIDESDFTFEGLRMDGHDQLGEISTMEDGEDILVISDESEQGNNSHKKEKKKSKKKKPESNYLPGMVLSSLGNRRKGAPHRAPFS from the exons ATGGTTagagaaggtgaagaagaagaagagatgatgatgatgatggcaaCGAAACCTGCATGGCTTGAAGGTTTAATGGCGGAGACTTTCTTCTCAAGCTGTGGAATCCACGAAACTCGCCGTAAAAGTGAAAAGAACGTTTTTTGCTTACTCTGTTGTCTCAGTGTTTGTCCTCACTGTCTCCCTTCTCATCGctctcatcctcttcttcag GTGAGACGATACGTATACCACGACGTCGTTCGGTTGAGTGATCTTGAGAAGCTCATAGATTGTTCATATGTTCAG CCATATACAATTAATGGAGCCAAAGTGATATTCTTAAACCAAAGACAACAATCACGAGCTAAGGTTTCTTCAAATGTTTGCTTCACTTGTGATAGAATCCTTCAAGAACCATTCCACTTTTGTTCCCTCTCTTGCAAG GTGGATTATTTATCATATCAAGGAGATGATTTATCAAGCATTCTCTATAGAATTGATGAATCAGATTTTACGTTCGAGGGTTTGAGAATGGACGGACATGATCAGCTCGGAGAGATATCGACGATGGAGGATGGGGAGGATATACTGGTAATTTCAGATGAATCTGAGCAAGGTAACAATAGTcataagaaagagaagaagaagagcaagaagaagaagccagaGAGCAATTACTTGCCTGGGATGGTTCTTTCATCACTTGGTAATAGAAGAAAAGGTGCTCCTCATAGGGCTCCTTTTTCATAA